The Primulina tabacum isolate GXHZ01 chromosome 16, ASM2559414v2, whole genome shotgun sequence genome window below encodes:
- the LOC142530178 gene encoding vicilin Cor a 11.0101-like, protein MSTKESFCLAVFALLLVSSFGVKDPELKQCKHQCKVQQQFDEKQREACVRRCEEYSRQKQEREHGGGGRGSYGEEDQYWNRESPIERLRECVKGCETQRGQQRERCQSSCQKEYEKERERYEGNERQEEEGEEKQQHEENPYVFKDHHFVTGPQTQHGRVRILQKFTDRSKKLFRGIENYRLAIYEADPLTFVVPNHWDAEALVFVAKGKGTVSLVTKDRRESFNIKEGDILRIKAGTTAYLINSDQNERLVLANLMQPVSTPGNFEAFYGAGGENPESFYRVFSNEILEATFNVRRDRIEKLFGQQRQGAILKVSREQIQGMSHHEEGGIWPFGGGESKGTFNIYEQHPTHANQFGQLYEVDSSHLRSLRDLDVAVTLTNITSGAMTALYYNSRATKICVVKDGAGFYEMACPHMMSLQSQTHHEGSSQREQPGSRRESSDTPRYQKISSRLKLGTVVVVPAGHPFVAVASNNQNLQLMCFLVHANDNEKHALAGKRNVINKLEREAKELAFGVPEREVDQVFRSQEEEFFFKGPRQQHRGFSDM, encoded by the exons ATGAGTACCAAAGAGAGCTTCTGTTTGGCGGTCTTTGCATTGTTGCTTGTTTCATCTTTCGGGGTTAAAGACCCGGAGCTGAAGCAGTGCAAGCACCAGTGCAAAGTCCAGCAACAATTCGACGAGAAGCAGAGGGAAGCGTGCGTGAGGCGCTGCGAAGAATATAGTAGACAGAAACAGGAAAGGGAGCACGGCGGCGGTGGCCGCGGCTCTTATGGTGAAGAGGATCAGTACTGGAACCGCGAGAGCCCGATCGAGCGGCTGCGTGAGTGTGTGAAGGGCTGCGAAACTCAACGAGGCCAGCAAAGAGAACGCTGCCAGAGTAGCTGCcagaaagaatatgagaaaGAGAGAGAAAGGTACGAAGGAAATGAGAGACAGGAGGAGGAAGGAGAAGAGAAGCAGCAACACGAGGAAAATCCTTACGTGTTCAAGGATCACCATTTTGTCACCGGGCCGCAGACCCAACACGGCCGCGTTCGCATCCTGCAGAAATTCACCGACAGGTCAAAGAAACTCTTCCGAGGCATCGAGAATTATCGTTTGGCGATTTATGAAGCTGATCCTCTTACTTTCGTTGTTCCTAATCATTGGGATGCCGAAGCTCTGGTTTTTGTTGCAAAAG GAAAGGGAACAGTAAGCTTAGTGACGAAAGACAGGAGGGAAAGTTTCAATATCAAAGAAGGTGATATACTGAGGATCAAAGCGGGGACTACCGCTTATCTTATCAATAGCGATCAGAATGAAAGACTTGTTCTAGCGAACCTGATGCAGCCAGTTTCGACTCCTGGTAATTTTGAG GCTTTTTACGGCGCTGGAGGGGAGAATCCAGAATCATTCTACAGGGTCTTCAGCAATGAAATACTGGAAGCCACATtcaat GTGAGAAGAGATAGGATAGAAAAGTTATTTGGGCAGCAGAGGCAGGGTGCGATATTGAAGGTTTCCAGGGAGCAAATCCAGGGCATGAGCCACCACGAAGAGGGCGGAATCTGGCCGTTTGGCGGTGGCGAATCGAAGGGCACTTTCAATATATATGAGCAACACCCGACTCATGCCAACCAATTTGGACAGCTCTATGAAGTGGATTCTAGCCATCTCAGGTCTCTGCGAGACCTTGATGTTGCTGTTACTTTAACCAACATCACCAGC GGTGCCATGACGGCTCTATACTACAACTCGAGGGCAACAAAGATCTGTGTAGTAAAAGACGGAGCAGGCTTTTACGAAATGGCGTGTCCTCACATGATGTCTCTGCAGTCACAGACCCACCACGAAGGCAGCAGCCAGCGCGAGCAGCCAGGCTCCCGCCGTGAGTCCAGCGACACCCCCAGGTATCAGAAAATCAGCTCCCGCCTGAAACTCGGCACTGTGGTGGTTGTACCAGCAGGTCATCCTTTCGTGGCTGTGGCCTCAAACAATCAGAATCTGCAGCTCATGTGCTTTCTAGTCCACGCCAATGACAACGAAAAACACGCACTCGCAG GGAAGAGAAACGTGATTAATAAGCTAGAGAGAGAGGCAAAGGAACTGGCTTTTGGGGTTCCAGAAAGAGAAGTAGATCAAGTGTTCAGGAGCCAAGAAGAGGAGTTCTTCTTCAAGGGACCTCGCCAGCAGCACCGGGGCTTTTCTGATATGTAA
- the LOC142530071 gene encoding type I inositol polyphosphate 5-phosphatase 4-like: MRDGNSKKSKFSWPKTLVKKWFNIKSRAEDFHADDIINGGVDEEWRNNFSERVAFTTKKSKKEKSNRLNTDRLQRNKIDLDVSQITDVHNYRIFVATWNVAGKSPPSYLNLEEWLHSSPPADIYVLGFQEIVPLNAGNVLGAEDNGPAKIWLALVRRTLNSLPGSSDSYRTPSPVPYPIIESDDFEGSNGEQGSDFSHRRSFQSLNRSMRMMENDIMLQQPRHDRRFSVCDHVIYGHRPSDYYDPKVGDVSSDDDKNDLGELPCTHCYSPLSYSGYEPIEYRDRNSGQSRYCLAASKQMVGIFLTVWIRSDLRDAVNNLKVSCVGRGLMGYLGNKGSISISMSLHQTSFCFICSHLTSGEKEGDEQRRNSDVMEILRKTRFPRVHGMGNENSPQTILEHDRIIWLGDLNYRIALSYRCAKALVEMRNWRALLENDQLRIEQRQGRVFAGWNEGKIYFPPTYKYSNNSNRYAGEDMHPKEKRRTPAWCDRILWHGRGLQQVSYVRGESRFSDHKPVYSIFLAEVESINRCRMKKSTSYSSARVEVEELLPYSFEYAPYDQPNIF; the protein is encoded by the exons ATGAGAGATGGAAATTCCAAGAAAAGCAAG TTTTCATGGCCCAAGACTCTAGTCAAGAAATGGTTCAACATCAAGAGCAGAGCTGAAGATTTTCATGCTGATGACATCATCAATGGAG GTGTTGATGAAGAATGGAGGAACAACTTCTCAGAGAGGGTGGCATTCACAACCAAGAAAAGCAAAAAAG AGAAATCGAATAGGCTAAACACTGATCGGCTGCAACGGAATAAGATTGATCTTGATGTCTCCCAAATTACAGATGTACACAACTATAG GATCTTTGTGGCAACATGGAATGTGGCTGGAAAATCGCCACCTAGTTATTTGAATCTTGAAGAATGGCTACATAGTTCACCTCCTGCTGATATCTATGTTCTTGG GTTTCAAGAAATTGTCCCATTAAATGCTGGTAATGTTTTGGGCGCCGAAGATAATGGCCCTGCTAAAATATGGCTAGCACTGGTTCGAAGAACTCTGAACAGTCTTCCCGGAAGTAGTGACAGTTATCGCACACCTTCCCCTGTTCCTTATCCAATAATTGAATCTGATGACTTTGAAGGATCAAATGGTGAACAGGGTTCCGATTTCTCCCACCGTCGCTCGTTCCAATCATTGAACCGAAGTATGAGAATGATGGAAAATGACATTATGCTGCAACAACCTAGACATGATCGCCGGTTCAGTGTATGTGATCATGTGATATATGGGCATAGACCAAGTGATTATTATGATCCAAAAGTTGGTGATGTTTCCTCTGACGACGACAAAAACGATCTTGGTGAATTGCCTTGTACTCATTGTTACTCGCCTCTCTCTTACAGTGGTTATGAGCCAATAGAATATCGAGATCGAAATTCAGGGCAGTCAAGATATTGTTTAGCTGCAAGCAAACAAATGGTCGGGATTTTCCTTACGGTGTGGATAAGGAGTGATCTAAGAGATGCTGTTAATAATCTGAAGGTGTCTTGTGTGGGCAGAGGATTGATGGGATATCTTGGAAACAAG GGTTCGATTTCAATTAGCATGTCATTGCACCAAACAAGCTTCTGCTTCATTTGTAGCCATTTAACTTCTGGAGAGAAGGAGGGTGACGAGCAGCGAAGAAACTCAGATGTCATGGAGATTTTGAGGAAAACAAGGTTTCCCCGGGTTCATGGAATGGGAAATGAGAACTCCCCTCAAACTATTCTTGAGCATGA TCGAATTATATGGCTCGGTGACTTGAACTATAGAATCGCTCTTTCTTACCGATGTGCAAAGGCTCTAGTAGAGATGCGAAATTGGAGAGCTTTGTTAGAAAACGACCAG CTGCGCATAGAGCAAAGACAAGGGCGTGTTTTTGCCGGATGGAATGAAGGAAAAATTTATTTCCCTCCTACATACAAGTATTCAAATAACTCCAACCGATATGCCGGTGAGGACATGCATCCGAAAGAGAAACGGAGAACACCTGCgtg GTGTGATAGGATATTGTGGCATGGCCGTGGCCTCCAACAAGTGTCGTATGTCCGTGGAGAATCCAGATTTTCGGATCATAAGCCTGTATACAGTATATTTCTAGCAGAAGTTGAGTCTATCAACAGGTGCCGAATGAAGAAAAGCACGAGTTATTCGAGTGCTAGAGTTGAGGTCGAAGAGTTGCTGCCATATTCATTTGAATATGCACCATATGATCAACCGAATATCTTTTAA